The following are encoded together in the Capsulimonas corticalis genome:
- a CDS encoding serpin family protein, whose product MMKSAFARTLPFAAALTLAALAPAAAQSKPQVATAANAFGIDLLGKLIKAQPDDNCFISPYSVQQALLLADNGAGGITRKQIGTVLHLGTTPLATINAQAKSLRLSLASADPKVKISIANGLWADRSFKFGANYQETCRAFYAAQTQTVSLRQPSGAAAINAWAAQKTEGKIKTIVSPQDLESAVMVLTNALYFHGTWTDPFRAKDTEHQTFHLTPQKTEQTLTMTQMGMIDYAKTDDWEAVALPYGGGRLRMVVVLPSESQGLNAYVSSLTPDKWSVMAKRLRPTRLRLFLPKAHTEYGASLNPALGSLGMRQAFQSNADFSRIGSGVLISDIVHKTTLDIDEKGTTAAAVTAVIGTLSVAAPSPIIMRVDRPFFCAIQDTQTGVMLFAGVIRKPQAE is encoded by the coding sequence ATGATGAAGAGCGCATTTGCCCGTACGCTGCCGTTTGCCGCCGCGCTGACGCTTGCGGCGCTGGCGCCCGCCGCGGCGCAGTCGAAACCGCAGGTCGCGACGGCGGCCAACGCCTTTGGGATCGACCTGCTTGGCAAGCTGATCAAGGCGCAGCCGGACGACAACTGCTTTATTTCGCCCTATAGCGTGCAGCAGGCCCTGCTGCTGGCCGATAACGGGGCCGGGGGAATCACCCGCAAGCAGATCGGGACCGTGCTGCATCTGGGAACAACGCCGCTCGCCACGATCAACGCGCAGGCGAAATCCCTGCGTTTATCGCTGGCCTCCGCCGATCCCAAGGTGAAGATCTCCATCGCCAACGGCCTCTGGGCCGATCGCTCTTTCAAGTTCGGAGCGAATTATCAGGAAACATGCCGTGCGTTTTACGCCGCCCAGACGCAAACCGTCTCGCTGCGCCAGCCTTCGGGCGCGGCGGCGATCAACGCCTGGGCGGCGCAAAAGACCGAAGGCAAGATCAAAACGATCGTTTCTCCGCAGGACTTAGAAAGCGCGGTAATGGTTCTGACCAACGCGCTTTATTTTCATGGGACCTGGACGGACCCGTTTCGCGCCAAGGATACTGAGCACCAGACGTTCCATCTGACGCCGCAAAAAACCGAGCAAACGCTGACGATGACGCAAATGGGCATGATCGATTACGCGAAGACGGATGACTGGGAGGCCGTCGCGCTTCCTTACGGCGGCGGCCGCTTGCGCATGGTCGTCGTTTTGCCCTCCGAAAGTCAAGGCTTGAACGCGTATGTCAGTTCGCTGACGCCGGACAAGTGGTCGGTGATGGCCAAGCGTCTCAGACCAACGCGCCTGCGCCTGTTTCTGCCCAAAGCGCATACCGAATACGGCGCCAGCCTCAATCCAGCCCTCGGTAGTCTCGGCATGCGCCAAGCCTTTCAGTCGAACGCGGATTTCTCTCGTATTGGCTCCGGAGTCCTGATCTCCGATATCGTCCACAAAACGACTCTGGATATTGACGAAAAAGGGACGACGGCCGCCGCCGTCACGGCGGTTATCGGGACTCTCTCCGTCGCGGCGCCGAGTCCGATCATCATGCGCGTCGACCGGCCTTTCTTCTGCGCCATTCAGGATACGCAGACGGGGGTAATGCTGTTCGCCGGAGTTATCCGGAAACCGCAAGCTGAGTAA
- a CDS encoding serpin family protein yields MNWNAVGMAALSMAALMSLPGTAGAAASAHGGKSVTQVATAANAFGIDLLGKLTKAHPDANCFISPYSVQQALLLADNGAGGITRKQIGTVLHLGTTPLATINIQTKALRESLTSADPKVKIDIANALWADHSFLFTTSYQETCQEFYDAHTQSVALRKPSGAAAINAWVKQKTENKISEIVTPAALIEAVAVLTNAVYFHGSWTTAFKASDTHPQTFHLSGQSAQQIPTMRREGAIDYAKSSDWEAVALPYGGGRLRMIAVLPAESSSLSAFVETLSAARWSALAQQLQPTRLSLFLPKVHVEYSASLKPALDSLGMRSAFRGDADFTAMGSRKDLLISDVLHKTTLDVDEEGTTASAATAVIMTPKAIMLPPPLTVRIDRPFFCAIQDTQTGAVLFAGAIRKPQ; encoded by the coding sequence ATGAATTGGAATGCAGTCGGAATGGCGGCTTTGTCCATGGCGGCGCTCATGTCGCTGCCTGGGACTGCCGGGGCCGCCGCGAGCGCGCATGGAGGAAAGTCAGTGACGCAAGTCGCGACGGCGGCGAACGCCTTCGGGATCGATCTGCTCGGCAAACTGACGAAGGCGCATCCCGACGCCAACTGCTTTATCTCGCCCTACAGCGTGCAGCAGGCCCTGCTGCTGGCCGATAACGGCGCTGGGGGTATCACCCGCAAGCAGATCGGGACCGTGCTGCATCTGGGAACAACGCCGCTTGCCACAATCAACATCCAGACGAAAGCCCTACGCGAGTCGCTGACCTCCGCCGATCCCAAGGTGAAGATCGATATCGCCAACGCCTTGTGGGCCGACCATTCGTTCCTGTTCACCACCAGCTATCAGGAAACGTGCCAGGAGTTCTACGACGCCCATACTCAAAGCGTGGCGCTGCGGAAGCCTTCGGGGGCGGCGGCGATCAATGCGTGGGTGAAACAAAAGACGGAAAATAAGATATCGGAGATCGTAACTCCCGCCGCCTTGATCGAAGCCGTCGCTGTTTTGACGAACGCCGTTTATTTCCATGGCTCCTGGACAACCGCCTTCAAGGCGTCCGACACCCATCCGCAGACGTTTCATCTTTCGGGGCAATCCGCCCAGCAAATCCCGACGATGCGGCGCGAGGGCGCGATCGACTACGCCAAATCCAGCGACTGGGAAGCCGTCGCCCTGCCATATGGCGGAGGTCGACTGCGCATGATCGCCGTTCTTCCGGCGGAAAGCAGCAGCCTGAGCGCATTTGTCGAAACGCTTTCCGCAGCCCGATGGTCTGCCCTCGCGCAGCAACTCCAGCCCACGCGGCTCAGTCTCTTCCTGCCGAAGGTTCACGTCGAATACAGCGCCAGTCTGAAACCTGCCTTAGACAGTCTCGGCATGCGCAGCGCGTTTCGCGGCGATGCGGACTTCACCGCCATGGGCAGCCGCAAAGACCTCTTGATCTCGGATGTTCTGCACAAGACCACGCTGGATGTGGACGAAGAAGGAACCACCGCCTCTGCCGCCACGGCCGTCATCATGACGCCCAAGGCCATCATGCTGCCTCCGCCGCTCACCGTCCGCATCGATCGCCCCTTCTTCTGCGCCATTCAAGACACGCAGACGGGAGCAGTACTGTTCGCGGGAGCGATTCGGAAGCCGCAGTAA
- a CDS encoding universal stress protein: protein MIIEARDDVVMLEGALTRNLWLTIQAAANLLLRNHVQGIIIDGSALTCCSAEGAKTFRDAMNYIERYHARIVVSGLSDEIIQTIKAIPGVRSRLPIAANLAEARISLSLTAPGKIPGAAHQAANILLPLLGTAPPEAMLPLPCRLAKAEGPKAHVHLLYILEVPRALPLNAPLPEEEAIAARVVGEAEAIVRRAGLTPVTHVTRARDIGEEIILQAERLGASILILSYAPSAQYDGQTMERITRNVLDRAPCEVILNKLAPAEV from the coding sequence ATGATTATTGAAGCGCGCGACGACGTTGTGATGCTGGAGGGCGCACTGACGCGCAACCTCTGGCTGACCATTCAGGCGGCGGCCAACCTGCTGCTGCGCAACCATGTCCAGGGCATCATCATTGACGGCAGCGCGCTGACCTGCTGCTCGGCGGAAGGCGCCAAGACCTTCCGGGACGCGATGAACTACATCGAGCGTTACCACGCCCGTATCGTCGTCAGCGGCCTTTCCGACGAGATCATCCAAACGATCAAGGCGATCCCCGGCGTCCGCTCGCGCCTGCCGATCGCCGCCAACCTCGCCGAAGCGCGCATTTCGCTCAGCCTGACCGCGCCCGGCAAGATCCCCGGCGCCGCGCATCAGGCCGCGAATATCCTGCTGCCGCTTCTGGGAACCGCGCCGCCCGAAGCCATGCTTCCCCTGCCCTGCCGGCTGGCGAAGGCGGAAGGCCCGAAAGCCCACGTCCACCTGCTCTACATCCTGGAAGTCCCGCGCGCCCTGCCGCTGAACGCGCCGCTTCCGGAAGAAGAAGCCATCGCCGCCCGCGTCGTCGGCGAAGCCGAAGCCATCGTGCGCCGCGCCGGCCTCACGCCCGTCACCCACGTCACCCGCGCCCGCGATATTGGCGAAGAGATCATCCTTCAGGCCGAGCGCCTCGGCGCCAGCATCCTGATCCTCAGCTACGCCCCCTCGGCGCAGTATGACGGCCAGACGATGGAGCGCATCACCCGCAACGTCCTGGACCGCGCGCCATGCGAGGTGATTTTGAATAAGCTGGCGCCGGCGGAGGTTTAG
- a CDS encoding HAD family hydrolase — protein MIKMVFFDIGDVLFDEDQQHRWFFHTLLATLRKHGKDVLWDEWNATRIALATAGPNPAKAMRGAVTAYCVDEEESRRIWKEAEEQYHQMRAPRKYGLLLDGVTPALQDLRRDFRLGVVANQHSEVLESFSDYGIAGLFDVIVISEMVGLFKPDPAIFQYGLDQAGVSASEAIFVGDRADNDVAPAKALGMKTIRFHRGVHYGLYNPDDPAQTADITIFDVSELAGAVRRLAVER, from the coding sequence ATGATCAAGATGGTGTTCTTTGACATCGGGGACGTTCTGTTTGACGAGGATCAGCAGCACCGATGGTTTTTTCACACGCTTCTCGCCACGCTGCGCAAGCACGGCAAGGATGTTCTCTGGGATGAATGGAACGCGACCCGGATCGCGCTGGCGACCGCCGGGCCAAACCCGGCGAAGGCGATGCGCGGCGCCGTCACGGCGTACTGCGTCGATGAGGAAGAATCGCGGCGGATCTGGAAAGAGGCGGAAGAGCAGTATCATCAGATGCGCGCGCCGCGAAAGTACGGCCTGCTGCTCGACGGAGTGACGCCGGCGCTGCAGGATCTGCGGCGGGACTTTCGGCTGGGCGTCGTCGCGAACCAGCACTCCGAAGTGCTGGAGTCGTTCTCGGATTATGGGATCGCGGGCTTGTTCGACGTGATCGTGATCAGCGAGATGGTCGGTTTGTTCAAGCCCGATCCGGCGATCTTCCAATATGGCCTGGACCAGGCAGGCGTGTCGGCGTCGGAGGCGATTTTTGTCGGCGACCGGGCCGACAACGATGTCGCGCCGGCCAAGGCGCTGGGGATGAAGACGATCCGTTTCCATCGCGGGGTACACTATGGATTGTATAACCCGGACGATCCCGCGCAAACCGCCGATATTACGATATTCGACGTTTCGGAGCTGGCGGGGGCAGTGCGGCGGCTGGCGGTCGAGAGATAA